From a region of the uncultured Desulfatiglans sp. genome:
- a CDS encoding PAS modulated sigma54 specific transcriptional regulator, Fis family has translation MRTLDPRFSSLLLESMADGVFTLDEQGRITSWNPSIERITGYSAEEAIGQPCALLNFTECFQASCPTGISECGILTYGRLDGRECFLRHKDGYDVPVIKSARLVRDEQGTIKGVVETVTDLTELQKARHEAEEAARRLGETHRFDQIIGKSHAMQQVFSAIEAAAASEATILVQGESGTGKELVASAIHHHSARKNMPFVTVNCSALSETLLESELFGHVKGAFTGAIRDRVGRFEEADGGTIFLDEIAEISPFIQVKLLRVVQEREIERVGESRKRRIDIRIIAATNKDLLTQVQQGAFREDLFYRLKVFPILIPPLRERKEDIPWLVTHFIELQNRKTGLAIKGATKSSMRILMDYPWPGNARELENAIEHAFVLCAGDYIDVFDLPVEIRRFAYRPAPLPQEAPPAKSGWPPQPLTRDGLLELLDECAWNKAEAGRRLGVSRTAVWKYMKKWGIPLRK, from the coding sequence ATGCGGACACTGGATCCCAGATTTTCGAGCCTGCTGCTCGAGTCCATGGCCGACGGGGTGTTCACCCTCGATGAACAGGGGCGGATCACCTCCTGGAACCCGTCGATCGAACGGATCACGGGTTACAGCGCCGAGGAGGCGATCGGGCAGCCCTGCGCCCTCCTGAACTTCACCGAGTGCTTTCAGGCAAGCTGCCCGACCGGCATCTCCGAATGCGGCATCCTCACCTATGGGCGCCTCGACGGGAGGGAGTGTTTCCTGCGCCACAAAGACGGGTACGACGTGCCGGTCATCAAGAGCGCCCGGCTCGTCAGGGATGAGCAGGGAACGATCAAGGGCGTCGTCGAGACGGTTACGGACCTCACGGAGCTCCAGAAGGCTCGCCACGAGGCGGAGGAGGCCGCCCGGCGCCTCGGCGAGACCCACCGCTTCGACCAGATCATCGGCAAGAGCCACGCCATGCAGCAGGTCTTCTCGGCCATCGAGGCGGCCGCGGCGAGCGAGGCCACCATCCTCGTCCAGGGCGAAAGCGGCACCGGCAAGGAACTCGTCGCCAGCGCCATCCACCACCACAGCGCCCGGAAAAACATGCCCTTCGTTACCGTCAACTGCAGCGCGCTCTCTGAGACGCTCCTTGAAAGCGAACTCTTCGGGCATGTCAAAGGGGCCTTCACCGGGGCCATCCGCGACCGGGTCGGCCGCTTCGAAGAGGCCGACGGGGGAACGATCTTCCTGGACGAGATCGCCGAGATCAGCCCGTTCATTCAGGTGAAGCTCCTGAGGGTCGTACAGGAGCGGGAAATCGAACGCGTCGGGGAATCCCGCAAGCGCAGGATCGACATCCGGATCATCGCCGCCACCAACAAGGACCTCCTCACCCAGGTCCAGCAGGGCGCCTTCCGGGAGGATCTCTTTTACCGGCTCAAGGTGTTCCCGATCCTCATCCCGCCCCTGCGCGAGCGCAAGGAGGACATCCCCTGGCTCGTCACCCACTTCATCGAACTGCAAAACCGCAAGACCGGCCTGGCCATCAAAGGCGCCACGAAGAGTTCCATGCGGATCCTGATGGACTACCCCTGGCCGGGCAATGCGCGTGAACTCGAAAACGCCATCGAGCATGCCTTCGTCCTGTGCGCCGGAGACTATATCGACGTCTTCGATCTGCCAGTCGAGATCCGCCGCTTCGCCTACCGCCCCGCCCCCCTCCCGCAGGAGGCCCCGCCCGCGAAAAGCGGCTGGCCGCCCCAGCCGCTCACCCGCGACGGCCTGCTCGAACTCCTCGACGAATGCGCCTGGAACAAGGCCGAGGCCGGCCGCCGCCTCGGCGTAAGCCGCACCGCGGTCTGGAAGTACATGAAGAAATGGGGGATCCCACTGCGGAAATAG
- a CDS encoding Thioredoxin gives MGLISEKKAGKLHRGKDHGLTVVHFGAPWCAPCSLQDPIMRELSRRYRGRVRMAAVDIDRNPDAAVQLGIECIPTVVIFRDGLEVKRFLGLQSADVLSAAIRSIQGAEEA, from the coding sequence TTGGGTTTGATCTCGGAAAAGAAGGCGGGAAAGTTACACAGGGGGAAAGACCATGGGTTGACGGTGGTCCATTTCGGCGCCCCCTGGTGTGCGCCCTGCTCCCTTCAGGATCCGATCATGAGGGAGCTTTCCAGGCGGTACAGGGGCAGGGTGCGCATGGCCGCGGTCGATATCGACCGGAACCCGGATGCGGCCGTGCAGCTCGGGATCGAGTGCATTCCGACCGTGGTGATCTTCCGGGATGGCTTAGAAGTGAAGCGCTTCCTGGGACTTCAATCGGCTGACGTTCTTTCGGCCGCCATCCGCTCGATCCAGGGCGCAGAAGAGGCGTGA
- a CDS encoding hypothetical protein (Evidence 5 : Unknown function), with amino-acid sequence MFRCLEEMEQVQGDRGPERAEARGEEAAEAAEAVVVDSGPVQAATASAPTAARRRRTNWGFPAISRLVRSAVQR; translated from the coding sequence GTGTTTCGATGCCTAGAGGAGATGGAACAGGTCCAAGGGGACAGGGGCCCGGAACGGGCAGAGGCACGGGGGGAAGAGGCGGCGGAGGCGGCGGAGGCCGTGGTGGTGGATTCGGGGCCGGTCCAGGCGGCAACTGCGTCTGCCCCAACTGCGGCGCGAAGGCGCCGCACGAACTGGGGGTTCCCTGCTATCAGCAGGCTTGTCCGCAGTGCGGTGCAGCGATGA
- a CDS encoding hypothetical protein (Evidence 5 : Unknown function) — protein sequence MRVPVLRWDAWFADREGDNKREGDL from the coding sequence GTGCGGGTCCCTGTTCTGCGGTGGGACGCATGGTTCGCGGACCGGGAGGGCGACAACAAGAGGGAAGGAGATCTGTGA
- a CDS encoding conserved hypothetical protein (Evidence 4 : Unknown function but conserved in other organisms) yields the protein MDTVSFAEIAVVSCGTLSLELNYLRKEGFLDTQHLFYTTPGLHEDCKELERQLVDRIQRAKEKADKVLVVYGGKFCYVNADNPTRTMRTIISEQGKGVARIEATHCMDMIAGEEERERIAQEMAGGEKVWWMTPGWIQFRHQVFKGWDQGLANENFPRHTGGAIVLDGIGFLDTYMAEKPEEFLEYSDWMGIPIQPCPVTLDRFKSLLLDQAKKLLA from the coding sequence ATGGACACCGTATCGTTTGCCGAGATCGCTGTGGTCTCATGCGGCACATTGAGTTTAGAGCTGAACTACTTGAGAAAAGAAGGATTTCTTGATACGCAGCATCTCTTTTACACGACCCCGGGCCTTCACGAGGACTGCAAGGAGCTCGAGCGGCAGCTGGTCGACCGGATCCAGCGGGCCAAGGAAAAGGCGGACAAGGTGCTGGTCGTCTACGGCGGCAAGTTCTGCTACGTCAATGCGGACAACCCGACGCGGACGATGCGCACGATCATCTCCGAGCAGGGGAAGGGGGTGGCGCGGATCGAGGCCACGCACTGCATGGACATGATCGCGGGGGAGGAGGAGCGCGAGCGGATCGCCCAGGAGATGGCGGGTGGCGAGAAGGTTTGGTGGATGACGCCGGGTTGGATCCAGTTCCGTCACCAGGTGTTCAAGGGCTGGGACCAGGGGCTGGCGAACGAGAACTTCCCTCGGCACACCGGCGGAGCGATCGTGCTCGACGGCATCGGCTTCCTCGATACGTACATGGCCGAGAAACCGGAGGAGTTCCTGGAGTACTCCGACTGGATGGGGATCCCGATCCAGCCCTGTCCCGTCACCCTCGACCGGTTCAAGTCGCTGCTCCTCGATCAGGCGAAAAAACTTCTGGCCTGA
- a CDS encoding hypothetical protein (Evidence 5 : Unknown function), whose amino-acid sequence MVFLAHLGVNLHVCLCGDHQVASAQTLDFHPEMVFLANLGVNLHVCLCGDLQVASAQTLDFLDIGQKSSFPDWKPSSNGKSFPDWKLSSTGKSFPDWKLSSTGKSFPDGD is encoded by the coding sequence ATGGTCTTTTTGGCCCATCTCGGCGTCAATCTGCACGTTTGCTTGTGCGGCGACCACCAGGTCGCCTCCGCGCAAACGCTGGATTTCCATCCGGAAATGGTCTTTTTGGCCAATCTCGGCGTCAATCTGCACGTTTGCTTGTGCGGCGACCTGCAGGTCGCCTCCGCGCAAACGCTTGATTTCCTTGATATTGGCCAAAAATCCTCATTTCCGGATTGGAAACCGAGTTCTAACGGAAAATCATTTCCGGATTGGAAACTGAGTTCTACCGGGAAATCATTTCCGGATTGGAAACTGAGTTCTACCGGAAAATCATTTCCGGATGGAGATTGA
- a CDS encoding hypothetical protein (Evidence 5 : Unknown function), with protein METEFYREIISGLETEFYRKIISGWRLSRFMKAQRATGGFAAPGMPAGGAGPACPPRPAQRGCAAL; from the coding sequence TTGGAAACTGAGTTCTACCGGGAAATCATTTCCGGATTGGAAACTGAGTTCTACCGGAAAATCATTTCCGGATGGAGATTGAGTCGTTTCATGAAGGCGCAGCGGGCCACGGGCGGGTTCGCTGCCCCCGGCATGCCGGCCGGGGGAGCGGGGCCTGCCTGTCCGCCCCGGCCTGCACAGAGGGGTTGCGCAGCGCTGTAA
- the suhB gene encoding Inositol-1-monophosphatase produces MLKTAIEAAQRAGRLIAERYPSERRFALKGFRDLVSDADTAAEAQIIELITRRFPGHAILAEEAGGPDAAAGEYTWVIDPLDGTTNYVHRHPVFAVSIGVLQRGRPLLGVVHDPLRNHTFAAHRGGGARLNNEPIQVSAFPQLGEALLGFDWGHSDEMRGRIAGCAGKLLTCCGGLRVMGSACLALAYVAAGWLDGYFQAGLKPWDTAAGILLVSEAGGCCSTLQGEPFQVGEPGCLASNGAIHDSCLEILQGVLA; encoded by the coding sequence ATGCTGAAGACAGCGATCGAGGCGGCGCAGCGGGCGGGGCGGCTCATCGCCGAGCGGTATCCATCGGAGCGGCGCTTTGCCCTAAAGGGATTCCGAGACCTGGTGAGCGATGCGGACACCGCGGCGGAGGCGCAGATCATCGAGCTGATCACGCGGCGCTTCCCCGGCCATGCGATTTTGGCGGAGGAGGCCGGCGGCCCGGACGCGGCCGCAGGCGAATACACCTGGGTCATCGACCCGCTGGACGGCACGACCAACTACGTCCACCGCCACCCGGTGTTTGCCGTCTCGATCGGCGTGCTTCAGCGCGGCCGGCCGCTTCTCGGGGTGGTGCACGACCCCCTGCGCAACCACACCTTTGCCGCGCACAGGGGCGGCGGGGCGCGGCTCAACAACGAGCCGATCCAGGTGAGCGCCTTTCCGCAGTTGGGTGAGGCCCTCCTTGGATTCGACTGGGGGCACAGCGACGAGATGCGCGGCAGGATCGCCGGGTGTGCGGGGAAGCTGCTCACGTGCTGCGGAGGGCTGCGCGTCATGGGTTCCGCGTGCCTGGCGCTCGCCTATGTCGCCGCCGGATGGCTGGACGGGTATTTTCAGGCCGGGTTGAAGCCCTGGGACACGGCGGCCGGCATCCTGCTGGTGTCGGAGGCCGGCGGCTGCTGCAGTACGCTTCAGGGGGAGCCCTTCCAGGTGGGGGAGCCGGGCTGCCTGGCATCGAACGGCGCGATCCACGATTCCTGCCTCGAGATCCTGCAGGGCGTTCTGGCCTGA
- a CDS encoding Zinc/iron permease: MEIEPRGGLGERLSLGPPGGSSANDLLQLHRAPLEEEMEGTFWPAFGASFLAAVVTSIGIYVIRRFERWGRENSIYFVCFAAGVLISVSFMHIIPKAFSMDAQAPFFLFAGYIGLHLFNRFINAFVCDKSGDEQYAIGLVPMVGIGLHSFIDGFIYSITFTVSVFTGLLAATGMVLHEFPEGIITYLLLVRAGFREKVAWILAFLAAAATTPLGMLVSYPYISRIDKPFLGALLAFSAGALVYVGATHLLPQAEVERKRYSLLALGAGVLIALIIIFSKS; this comes from the coding sequence GTGGAGATCGAGCCCCGGGGCGGCCTGGGTGAGCGCTTGAGCCTTGGGCCGCCGGGCGGTTCGAGTGCGAATGATTTGCTGCAACTGCATCGAGCGCCGTTGGAGGAGGAAATGGAGGGGACATTCTGGCCCGCCTTCGGAGCGAGCTTTCTGGCGGCGGTGGTCACCTCGATAGGCATCTACGTCATCCGCCGTTTCGAACGGTGGGGGCGGGAAAACAGCATCTATTTCGTCTGCTTTGCGGCCGGGGTGCTCATCTCGGTCTCGTTCATGCACATCATCCCCAAGGCCTTTTCCATGGACGCCCAGGCCCCGTTCTTCCTGTTCGCGGGGTATATCGGGCTCCATCTCTTCAACCGCTTCATCAACGCCTTCGTGTGCGACAAGAGCGGCGACGAGCAGTACGCGATCGGCCTCGTCCCGATGGTCGGGATCGGCTTGCACTCCTTCATCGACGGTTTCATCTACTCCATCACCTTCACCGTCAGCGTGTTCACGGGGCTGCTGGCGGCCACCGGCATGGTCCTGCATGAATTCCCCGAAGGCATTATCACCTACCTGCTGCTCGTCCGGGCGGGGTTCAGAGAAAAAGTGGCGTGGATCCTCGCCTTCTTGGCCGCAGCGGCCACGACCCCTCTCGGGATGCTGGTTTCCTACCCCTACATCAGCCGGATCGACAAGCCGTTCCTGGGTGCGCTCCTGGCCTTTTCAGCCGGGGCCCTCGTCTACGTGGGGGCCACGCATCTCCTGCCGCAGGCCGAGGTGGAGCGGAAAAGATACAGCCTCCTCGCCCTGGGTGCGGGGGTCCTGATAGCGTTGATCATTATTTTTTCGAAGTCATAG
- a CDS encoding hypothetical protein (Evidence 5 : Unknown function): protein MDPRLLGRSGHDPSRDAGFLPLHQPDRQAVPGCAPGLFSRGPRLRGGHASPAAGRGGAEKIQPPRPGCGGPDSVDHYFFEVIGQARRAGPRGIPTSSFHPEMVFLANLGVNLHVCLCGDLQVASA from the coding sequence GTGGATCCTCGCCTTCTTGGCCGCAGCGGCCACGACCCCTCTCGGGATGCTGGTTTCCTACCCCTACATCAGCCGGATCGACAAGCCGTTCCTGGGTGCGCTCCTGGCCTTTTCAGCCGGGGCCCTCGTCTACGTGGGGGCCACGCATCTCCTGCCGCAGGCCGAGGTGGAGCGGAAAAGATACAGCCTCCTCGCCCTGGGTGCGGGGGTCCTGATAGCGTTGATCATTATTTTTTCGAAGTCATAGGGCAGGCGCGCCGCGCCGGTCCTCGGGGGATTCCGACGTCAAGTTTCCATCCGGAAATGGTCTTTTTGGCCAATCTCGGCGTCAATCTGCACGTTTGCTTGTGCGGCGACCTGCAGGTCGCCTCCGCGTAA
- a CDS encoding putative PAS/PAC sensor signal transduction histidine kinase (Evidence 3 : Putative function from multiple computational evidences), whose amino-acid sequence MERRAKKAEAQTRKGNLSDVTFYSFVMDSLPVGILTVDRDMRITSFNPWAQTLTGYTEEEVLGRQCGEVLRGGRCGSDCPLKKSIHERAPIVWIETTIRKKTGETIPVRIHTSALTDQDGKLMGGVEAFQDMTVVRAMEREKDNIISMFAHDMKSSLTIIGGFVLRLLKKAVDLDDETKAKYLEIIQKETGKLDFLINDFLEFARLQTGKLKLNLQAVSLDKELMELFEAYQSRAMQSGIELEFRSDIILPVILADPNRLRRAFTNILDNAFKFSKKGDVIRIVPDLWEKEISVRIEDQGPGIAAEDLPFIFEAFYRGKKVEGKQEGVGLGLASAKSIVEAHGGRVKAESELGKGSAFTIILPRTERLEKR is encoded by the coding sequence ATGGAACGAAGAGCGAAAAAAGCGGAGGCGCAGACCAGGAAGGGGAACCTTTCCGATGTCACATTTTACAGCTTCGTGATGGACAGCCTGCCGGTCGGCATCCTTACGGTCGACCGGGATATGAGGATCACGAGCTTCAACCCGTGGGCGCAGACCCTGACGGGCTACACCGAGGAGGAGGTGCTCGGCCGCCAGTGCGGGGAGGTGCTTCGGGGGGGGCGGTGCGGTAGTGACTGCCCCCTGAAAAAGTCGATTCACGAGCGCGCGCCCATCGTGTGGATCGAGACCACGATCCGGAAGAAGACGGGCGAGACGATCCCTGTCAGGATCCACACCTCGGCGCTGACGGACCAGGACGGCAAGCTGATGGGAGGTGTGGAGGCCTTCCAGGACATGACTGTGGTGAGGGCCATGGAGCGCGAGAAGGACAACATCATCTCCATGTTCGCCCACGACATGAAGTCGTCCCTGACGATCATCGGCGGCTTTGTGCTGCGGTTGCTCAAAAAGGCCGTGGATCTTGACGACGAAACGAAGGCGAAATACCTCGAAATCATCCAGAAGGAGACCGGGAAGCTCGATTTCCTGATCAACGACTTCCTCGAGTTCGCGCGCCTGCAGACCGGCAAACTGAAGCTGAACCTGCAGGCCGTCTCTCTCGACAAGGAGCTCATGGAGCTTTTCGAGGCGTATCAGTCGAGGGCCATGCAATCCGGGATCGAGCTCGAGTTCCGGAGCGACATCATCCTGCCGGTGATCCTGGCCGACCCCAACCGCCTGCGCCGTGCCTTCACCAACATCCTGGACAATGCCTTCAAGTTCTCGAAAAAGGGGGATGTCATCCGCATTGTGCCGGATCTGTGGGAGAAGGAGATCTCCGTCCGGATCGAGGACCAGGGCCCCGGGATCGCGGCGGAGGATCTCCCGTTCATCTTCGAGGCCTTCTACCGCGGAAAGAAGGTCGAGGGGAAGCAGGAGGGCGTCGGGCTAGGGCTGGCGAGCGCCAAATCGATCGTCGAGGCGCACGGCGGCCGCGTGAAGGCGGAAAGCGAACTTGGGAAGGGCTCGGCCTTCAC